The region ACTGAGGGAGATGTTGTTAGCTTGAAAAGGTCTCCTCTTCTCTGCAAACTCGTGAGCCAAGCAGATCCGCCAGCCAAAAGGAGGCACCTGGTAGCCCCTAGCTTTACCCTCGTAGGAGGCCATCAGCTGCCCAGAGTCCTCTGAATTACAGTAGCTTGGCTCATCCTGGGGTCCACTGTCCTCGGGGCTCCCGCAGTCTGTAACCCGCACAGCCTCAGTGCCGCCAGTATCTTCACAATAAACTTGGGAATCTTTTTCGGCACAGCCGACCTGCTCTGAGGCCGGGACGCAGGTTACCATGTTCACTGGATCCTGGGTCCTCACGACCCCGGTGGCCTCGGTTCCCTCTGACAGGTTTCTGACGTTTCAAAACGCCGATGCCAGTTGCAGTTAGGTGCAGTCCGGGAGGGCCCGATGCTGGGGAAAGCCGTGGGACGTTGGTATCTGGGTAAAGTCAGAGAGctcctgctgctgcagcagcGGCTACAGCAACAAAGTCGCCGCGGGCTCTCCTTGGGTCGCGTCTCTAGATCCTAGGCGGGAAGGGTTGGGCCTTGTTGTCATTGGGCCGCGGTGATTAGCACGCCCGGCCAAAGGCCGACCAGCTCCACAGACGGGGGCGGTGCCGCGGTACCTGCCCGCAAAGCACCGCCCCTGGGACCCGCCCAGGAGCTCGCGGCGACCTTCGGCCCCGCCCCGGGCTGCGGTTCCAGGGTCTCCAGGGCTGGGTACCGGGTCCCTGCAGCCAGGATCCCCCGCGCCCACGCTCAGGTGCCACCGCAGGGAAGGTGACCCGCAGCCCCCGGACCACCCGATCCCTTTCCGGCCGGAAGCACCCCATAGGTCGGACCGGAAGGGGCGCCTCAACCCTGAGATGTGACAAAGGAAGTCCCGCCTCTGCCGCGCGACAGACTCCACGGATGCCACCGAGCTCCGAGCCGGTCTCGCAGGGGCGGGTAGGTGAGGACCTCCATGCGTAAGAGTCTGAGTTTGGAGACCCGCGGCTATGTCCTGGGCTAGGACGAGGAGCCTCGAGGGAAGCggggacagaggcaggcctggGAGGCGGCGCAAGGGGCCTAACCCTGGGCTCAAGGAGGTCTGGAGCTAAAGCGACGCCCTCCCGCAGGCAGTTCGGAGTCAGTTTCCGCCACCCCATCAGCTCCTTAAACCCCAGTGCTTCCCACCCTCACTGAAACTTGAAAAAACCCACTTCTTGCCCCTCTGGGACTCAGGTCTAGACATAAGCCTAGGTCTTAAACactccttcctccatttcccgGTACTGACTTCTGGCACTCTGTTTCCTTCTAGATTTGGTTCCGGAGCTGCCATGATCGAAGTGGTAGCTGAGCTGAGCAGAGGTCCTGTGTTTCTGGCGGGGGAGGCTCTGGAATGTGTGGTGACTGTCACTAATCCCCTGCCCCCGACCGCCACTTCTGCATCCAGGTGGGGATGCTGGTATTGGAGGTGGTGGCCCTTCCGGGAGGAAGCCTGGTATCGCTCGTCCTAATTAGAGCTTTGGTTGTTCAGTAACTACACTAGCATCAATCACCACCTTCTTGCTCATTGTAATGAAGGGCTTTTAAACAAATATGTGGATGGCACGACCCCTTACTCTCCTTTGCTCCTCCTCCCGGTATCACTCCTTTTTGAGCTCAGTGTACTTGATGTTGTTGTGTAATGGTTTTATTTCAGGGGTTCTGGATTCCCTGGTCACTAAGATAGTCATCTAACCTTGGTGATCTTGGTCagacaattttctagagaaaGCATTGGTGAAGTCAAGAACTAGGTTCTCATTCCTTCGTTTCCCTTTTCCACAGTGAGGCTCTGGCCTGGGCCAGTGCCCAGATCCACTGCCAGTTCCATGCCAGCGAGAGTCGAGTAGCACTGCCACCCCCTGACTCTAGTCAGCCGGACGTCCAGCCTGACAGCCAGACTGTCTTTCTGCCACACcgaggttagagagagagagagagagagagagagagagagagagagcatttgtcatggagggaggggaagttaTTGTCACCCCAGGGTAAAGTTAAGTTGTTCTTGTATGACATGGTCACCCACACATCAGTGGTGGAGGGGAATATGTAGCTTGATTTGGGGTTATAAGACTTACCTTATTACAACAGAAAGAATTGGCGgcttcccctgcctccacttgctgtgtgaccctggTTGGCAATGGACAATGGAGTCATTTCATTGAAGTCTTTTTGACTTTTCATAGGTGAGAGGGGCCAGTGTATCCTTTCTACTCCACCCAAAATTCTGTTTTGTGACCTGAGGCTAGACCCTGGAGAGTCCAAATCATGTGAGTGATTGTCTCCCAACCCCAGATTGCTTTCTAAGTCTCCTGGAGGGAGGACTCTGGCGGCTTCTAGCTGCCCTGACTACTGTTTCCCAACCAGACTCCTACAGTGAAGTGCTGCCCACGGAGGGGCCGCCTTCCTTTCGGGGTCAGTCGGTCAAATATGTCTACAAATTGACCATTGGCTGCCAGCGCGTGAACTCACCCATCACCTTACTCCGGGTTCCTCTGAGAGTTCTCGTGCTGACGGGTAAGTTAGGTTCCTGAAGGGATGAGGTGGGGGTAGAGGCTTACTAAGCATATATGAGAGGACCTTCGGAGACTCCTGGTTTTAGGGACAGTGCTGAGGACGAGGGATGGAGAGGAAGCTGGGATGCAGAGCTCAGGTATAGTTCCCCTTCAGCCTTCTCAGGTTGGAGTCTAAAACCAGTTGTCTGTTCACATCTCACTCCTCCCAGCACTGTCTCTGCTTTTTCATGCCAGGTCTTCAAGATGTCCACTTCCCCCAGGATGAGGCTGTGGCGCCATCCAGTCCATTCTTAGAGGAGGACGACAGTGGGAAGAAGGACTCATGGCTGGCTGAGCTAGCTGGGGAGCGTCTCATGGCTGCCACATCCTGTCGCAGCCTCCGTAAGAATCCTTTCAGAATTGCCCTGTACTGTCTGAGAGGTCAACCACATCTCTTCAGGGGTCCACTAATATTTTGCCCCCATTACAAAGAAAAGCCTCCTTTTGGCCTCAGGGACTCAGTCCTTCATAGTCCCCAGTATAAACTTTTGGTATCTCATTCTCCTCAGATCTGTACAATATCAGCGATGGCCGAGGGAAAGTCGGGACGTTCGGTATCTTCAAATCTGTGTACAGACTCGGCGAAGACGTGGTGGGGACCTTAAACTTAGGGGAAGGAACCGTAGCTTGTCTGCAGGTGAGGAAAGAGCAGCTTTCATTGTGCTCCACCCGAGGGGCAAGGGTGACAAGGGGGCCTTTGTCAAGAGGGGTGCTTTATAGAAATGGAAAGTGGGGATCAGGGCTGCCTCTAACCTACAGTCCACATCTCCAAATGCCTGCTAGTGTACATCTCTCTTGTTGCTCCCAGTTTTCAGTAAGCTTGCAGACTGAAGAACGGGTACAGCCTGAATACCAGCGACGCCGCGGGACCGGAGTTGCCCCTTCAGTGTCCCATGTGACTCATGCCCGGCACCAGGAGTCCTGCCTACATACAACCAGAACCagcttctctctccccatccctctttgCTCTACCCCTGGCTTCTGCACTGCCATTGGTGAGAACCGGAGCACTACTGGAGAAGGAAATGGGGGAAGGCAATGCTGGGCTTGGGTAGGGTGGAGTAGGCCGTGACCCCTCAAGCACCCCCAGACATACCCACATCTAGCCCAGCCCTCTGCGTTTTCTCACCTCTCCACTCCACTTCTGTTTCTTAGGTGTGCTGACCCCTAAATACTGTTCCTACCCCTGGGATGCACTGATCTCTGGCTCCCTCAGCACACTCACTTCAGGCTACTAAGTCTCGGCTATCCCAATCCTGGGTTACTAGGTAGTTAAATTGGTATCCTTAATAGCATCTCTGGTTAACACGTTAACAccgggtttctttttttttttttttttttNagggtttctctgtgtagccctggctgtcctggcactcactttgtagaccaggctggcctcgaactcagaaatccgcctgcctctgcctcctgagtgctgagattaaaggcatgcgccaccacgcccggctaacaccGGGTTTCTTAAAAACAGTATTTGATCAAAGCTCTCTGACCTgtgccttcttttctttatggACACAATCTGTTTCTGttcttctaaaaaatattttgttgcttgtttatttttaagacaggatctctcactgtgtgtgtagctctggctggcccggAGTTCCTATGTGAACCAGGCTGGattaaaactcacagagatctacctgctctgcctccttttcccGAGCGCTGGTCAGAGAATTTTCAATGCACATAATTACTTTATTTCATGTGAGTCAGGGCACCTGCATCGCCATGTGTGTttaggtcagagaacagcttcctggagttggttctttctaccACAGGGGTCCTGACTCAGGTCacctggcttggtggcaagtccCTTTAACCCGCTGAGTCACCGTGGTGACTCTGAGGTTTGTGTTTTGTAGTTTACTAACCACACTCTGTCACTGGCTTTTACTGCCTTGCAGCTGTTTGTCCTTTGTCTATCTGGTTTTTGATAGTAGGGATATATTTGATATGTAGTCCCCCCCAGCTGGCatcaaactgaccttgaacttgtggtcctgcCTTCACCTCGTCCTGGGATAGGTGTGTGCCGCCAAACCTGGCCTTTTCTTGCTtgtagtgcagtggttctcaaccttcctaatgctgtgaccctttatttaatacagttcctcatattgtgctGACcctcaaccacaaaattatttttgtttatacttcataactgtaattttgctactgtcatgaatcataatgtaagaatctgtgttttccgatgtcATTTGACTCCCGGGGGTcacggcccacaggttgagatggACAGTTTTAGAGCATCTAcctcttgtctctttctttcagtgTCCTTGAAGTGGCGATTACATTTCGAATTTGTAACATCCCGAGAACCAGGATTGGTACTTCTGCCGCCATTGGAGCAGCCTGAGCCTGCGACCTGGACAGGGCCTGAACAGGTGCCTGTAGACACCTTCAGCTGGGACCTCCCCATCAAAGTGCTTCCTACAAGCCCCACCCTGGTCTCATATGCTGCCCCAGGCCCTAGCACCAGCAGTATAACTATCTGAAACTGGCTCACATGCCCACCATGGCAACTAGTTTTTCCAAGAAACTGAGAGCTCAATCCCTGGACTCCGGTGGGGGCCCGCTTTCCCCACCTGGGGCCCCGTAGCACAGGCAGTGAGAAACGGGCTTTCAGCTGTagcattaatttatttctttggaaGAAGTTGGCAGCTGCTAGTGGTTTCCCTGGAAGTGGCAGCAGCAGTGAGCAGTCAGCAGATGGGCAAGCCTTTAGCTGGAGTGGGGGGCAGAAGCCCCAGGAGCAGGGGTGTTAGCTGAGCCCCATTCTAAGTTGGGCCCTCCCCCTTTGCAGGGCAGCCGAGGGTCAGCTTTTTGCACCAGGGAAAATTGACAGGTTCCTGCCTCCTGTAACACTTCACACTCAGCAGGGAAGTCAATAGGATGCTGAGACCTGGAGAACCGAAGGTTGGGAGTCAGAACATTAAGAAGCCACCTTTAGCGCCTGCGCTTCCCATTTAGCCATCCTCCCACGCCCTCTTGGTGCCCCAGCGCCCCACCTAAGCTCTCTTACTCCCACACAAGGACATTTTTTAGTGTTCCCAGCAGGAATACTTTCTGCAGATCTACCTCGACTTCCCTTCTCGTTGGTGCCTTCACATCTGCAGTCTCGTGAGGCCCTTCTGTTTACTCGTGCCTCACAGAAATCTAGGGACTCCCTGGCCATCCCTTAGGCACACCAGAGGCATTCCCTCTGACCACTCCTGGCTACTCACGTGTCACAGCAGCCCACACCAACAGGATGCAGACAGGTACAATGGAAACAGTCCTTGCGGAGCCAAGATTCACCCAGAGTGAAGTATTTACCCTCGTAGTGGCAGGGAGCTAGGGAAGGATGAGAATTGAAAGCGTTGGCAGCAGTCTCTCCTGGTCTGGAGTGGGAGAGGATCCATGCATACTACCCTCCATATAGCCTTCCCATTCACAGGTTGAAGTAATGGCTATTCTAACACAGGGTTGGGCATCTACACCTTCATCCCTGCCCTCATCTTTCCCTTAAGCATCAGTCCACCTTACCTTGAGCTTGGAAGTAACACTTGCTGCTAACTCCCGGGTGCTGTAGGAACAGAGACACCACCAAGCAGATAGTCCTCCAGCCTCCGAGGATCCCCTTGGCCTGGCCAGCCCAGAGCATCCTTAGGGCCATTTCCACTGCTCAGCGCTCTCAGACCCTTCCTGGCTTCGGCTCAGACTCCTCTGGTCTTCTTAccctcttgctcttgccttgctCCTTGACTCCTGAGTTTCTCTCTCCTTGGGCTCTGGTCTCATACCATGGCAGTGCCCTCTGCTCTTATGGGCTGGGAATGTTTATAAAGTGAGGACCCTGGCCCCCTGCTGAGGAGAGCTGGACAGGCTGGAACTCTGTTTCCTGAGGTGAGGGCATGAAAACAAGAGGTTCAGCTTTTAACAAGCTGTGAGAGCGGATTCCTGCCCCCAcacagccaggaggagggaggtggcCGTGGAAGGGGCGCTGGACTGGGCACTTCCACAGCCAGGAGAGGGAGGGTTGAAGGCCCCAGGTGGTCCCCAGATCTCCTTGACCTGCAGAGAGGAAGCATTCCATCAACCCTCCCTCCACCACcagcaggggtgtgtgtgctgggatccCTGCCTGGACCGGAGGGAGGCATTTCCTGGGGATAGCTAATCCTGTGCCCCAGCCAAACCAAGGCGCTGCACAAGGGTGCAACTGCCAAAGTCTCCAGGAGAGCAGGCAGGCATCTGGAATGGAGACTGTGTTTCCTTCAGATACCAGGGCAGGGTGTCCCTGAGACATCTGAAAGATGGCAGCCCTCAGCATTGTGAGGTGGGGGGTTCATCCAAAAGCACCCCAAAGATAAACTTCGCATCTCACCCCAAGTGGACAGCAGATGCAAGCTTGTCCCGTTCCTGGCCATGCTTCAGCCCCGCCCCCTTAAGGAGAAGCATCTCCAAATACCCCAACAGAAGTCACCCCACTTTCACAGAGATGCCCCCTCTTTCCTCATGATGAGACAAAGCCTTCTAAGGTCTGCATTTCTGCAGACTCCagaggagtgctgggattcacaTGGTGACTGCTCACTGGCTGTCTGACCTTGCACAGGTCACTTCACCTGCCACCCTGCTCCTTGTCTGTCTATTGAGAGTAGAAATGCCAGCTCATGGGCGACAGCACATGGTCTGTTCTTAGCGCCACCTTTGGCCCATGGCCCTCAGAAAATCACCACTGCTTGAGGCTAAAGCACAAAGACAAATGATGTCCTTCTCTCTGGACAACAGCAAGTAGCCGTGCCCAGCTGAAGGCTTCTGCTGTGGACTCTCCAGTCCAACTTTCGCCTTTCACATGTATGCGCCAAGGTGTCCCTGCTGCCTCCTAAGACCTGTGCTGGCCTGGGAGCATTTTGGTTTTCGTCCTTGACATCTAGGTTGAAGGGTGATGCTGATCAAGCTGCTTTTCCCACTTCCATACCTTGGAAAGCGGGATCATGCCttatctccctcctcccccccaccctctgCTTTCTCTTACTTGGATTCTGACTTTCCCCTCATCCCCTCATGTGGACTTCAAGACGCCTTTGTGACCCTGGTCAAACGCCTTTTGTTCTCCTGCCTTTCGGAGGCCCCTCGGTCCAGTGCTTCCCTTCCTGTTCCTAGGACATTTGTTGTGGTTTGCGTTCAGGCCTGCAGTCCCCTTCACCCCTCGCTTTGCTCCCCGTCACAGCTACCACGGCAGACACAGCTCACACCTGGCGCGCATACACATAGCTCCCGCCTGTCACCTCTTCCTTCAGCAGCTACTGTCAGTACACCTCCAACTCCTTAGCTGCCTTCAGATACCTTTTGCCTTGGccggggatgtagttcagtgataGTGTTGACTTATCCTTTCAGTGTCCCAGGTCTCACCacaaacaccccctccccccaaaaaaaaactgaGTGGAAGAAAACAGGATTTCTTTTCGGATGGATATCTAGGTAAAAGCAAAGGAGAACTTAGCAGGGACCCCCAGGTAGGCTCTGTGGGGGCGTGGAGGGGAGAGCTTGACCTTCACTCCTGGCTGTCTTGGCTGCGGAAGGGGTCAGACAGGATCAAGCTTAGAAGTCGGCTTAGTAGTCAGCTCTTACCACTGCCTTTGGGGGATCAACCTGAAGGCTGAGCGTAGAGCCTTCTCTGCAGTAGCTAGAGACAATGCCAGTGAGGCTAGAGGTCCCGGAGGTAGAGGAGGTGCTGGAAATGAGACTGGGTGGACATTACTGAGCCACATCAAACTGCAAAGTGAGGACCAGTCTCCTGAAGAGCAAGTGAAGGCCTGTGGCTGTGGGGACTtctggaaggaggcagaggctgagcagAATTCCTTTCTGAGGTTATAGGGCAGTGGGGACCTGGCTGGTGGCCTGGGCAGTGATGTGTGTAGGGGCATCAGTGGTtagagcccagcccactgagTCCCAGAGGGGTAGCCTTTGGGGTAAGGGGCAGGACAGATTCGGGGTCAGGGTTGGCACAGGCCACCTATGCAGGAACAAGGAAAACATCCGCCAGAGCTGGGCCAGGCTGTGTTCCAGCAGCGCAGGCAGGTGCGCAGTGGGAGGAAGTGAGCTTATTCCGGGACTGAGTCACCCCAACCCTTGCTTTGCCCAAATGGGACAGAGCGTTTGGAGATGATGGCTCAGGGAGATGGGGGACTAGAGCCTGGAGAGGGGAAGGTCCTGAACGAACCCAAAGGAGTCCTGGAAGGGGCTACTTTCTGCCCAGCAAAGCCCATAAATTCATAGCTTGTGGCTGAACAGACACAGTGAGGCAGGTTGGAGCTGGGAAACTCGAGGGGAAGGGCAGAGGAAAGGCCCTACTGAGTCTTCCTAGAATGGAGCATCccagaaagcaaaggcaggaggagacGAGGCCCAAGCTGTTAAGGCACCATCCATGCAAGTCATGAGGTGTGCTAGGCCAGCTAGGACTGTCCGGGGCCTGTGGAAAGGAAGGGGCTCCAGGGAGCATCAAGGGTTAAAGTATTTGGATCGTGGCAGTAGCTCCTGGCTCTAAAGAAGCTTTCTGTACTGGAGTGGTTGTTTGGAATTCTCAGGTAAACTGGAACCACGTTGGCCTGTGACCATAAAGATAGTGAATGGTGTAAGAAGGTTCTTTGTGTCTCCCATGGAACCCAGCCTGCCATCCAGTACCCCACTCCCAGGCCCCGAAAGGAAGGCTGATAGGGCTGTTTCCATATAACCATCCCAACACACAAACAGGAGGGGTGCCCCTAGTGTGatgaccagcttgggctacagagtgagaccctattttaaaaacaatttgttcTTACTGAATCTTAAAATCTTGAATAAAGATTGAAAATCAATGTTAAGTGTCTAATTTAAAACCCAAACTTAGGTCACTAAGATTAGTTTtatgggggctgggaagatgacagggtttaagagcacttgactcCCAGCAGTACCCCTGGAACAACGCGTGGTTGTCCCTAACCATCCATCCAGcaccagggcatctgacacccttttctgatgTGGGGCACCCAGCACACACAGGGTGTACATAGATACACGGATGTAAACACTTAGACACATGAGTAAACCttgagacattttaaaagattggTCATGTGGCCaaacacagtggctcacacctataatctcagcacaggggatgggaggctgaggtgggaagctCATCTGGAGCCAATCAGAGCAAGggagagagctggctctgctggGCTGAGCACTTCCCTAGGGAGATTTGAGCTCCTGGGCTTTAGACTGCACTGGTGTCGGTCTTGGTTCTTATCAGCAGGAcatttctgcttccctttcctttagttaattgtctttatttttaaccttAACTTTTGCTCCACAAGCCTTTAGCCTGTCCCGTGTGTATCCTGACCTAAGTAAGGTTTCTTGGGATGGGGCATTGGATTCCCGTATGCAAAGGCAAGCAAGCAGGTCAGAATTCTGTTGTATCTGCTGGCTTACCATCTAATGCGGGCTGGGACAGAACCAGGTATTTCTGTTTGCTCGGTGGTTGATAAGAGAGGAAGATGAGCTGACTAACTCAGATAGTACTTCTACAACATGGCCGCTCGCTCTGGTTTCTAAAGTGGGGTTTGTTTGTATTATATTGGAAACTGACCCGAATTCTATCTCGAGCCTTATAATTTGTGCTCTCTCACACCAAAGGCAATTGCAAGGGTTAGGATCTTTCTGACTTAAAGAGCTTTAAATTCTGCAGTTGTCTTTGGTTCCAAACAAGAAAATCTGGGTCAGTTAATGAAAAAAAGGCAAATGCCCCGCTTTGGGCCCCGCGGCTTTGTTCACGGTGTACCAGGCCCGGCCCTGCCTCCTTCCCCATGgccttgcttttatttcttctgtgctCTGCTGGACATCTTGAGAGGAAAACTCCACACCAACTTCCTCTGCTATaaattttctccttcctcatctcttcaCTTCTTTTTGCCAACATACACCACGACTTATTAACCCCCCTCCTTTTTCTTAAAGCCCACAGCCCTCTTTGGCTCTCTTCCATACTTAACACCCTCGTTGAAATGCTCTGTTTTTCTTTGATGTGTCCTTTGGTCTCTAAAAGGCTGCACTTGGGTTATTTATTCTGCATGCTCcatttctgccttccttcctctccattcgccctttttctttttcattctcgAGCATTTCTAAACTGCTTTTTACCACAGCCATTACCGTCTCCTTGTGATTAAAATTCCTTCTCCAGATACCGTAAAAGAtgtttgtgtttcttattttatttttaaaagttctcagtGGCTGGAGATACAGTTCAGTTGATAACATGCTTGCCTGACATGCACAAGGCTCCTCCAGTATCATCCGTGCTTGTAATCCAGCCCTCGGGAGGTGGAAGCTGGGTGCTCAGATACGTTTTAAATTCATCCTCATCTCCCTAGAGCTGCTTGGATGAGTAAAAccttgctttaaaagaaaaaaaaaaaaaagacatttttagagTCATATTTCCTCTAAACTGTCCTGTCAATGCTGTGTGTCCCGAATTCCAGAAGAGCTCATGAGTAATAGTTAAAAGATTGGCCTTTGTGGTCAGCACTGTGTAGAGAATCCATAATTTTGGTGTTGGATCCTAAATTCCATCCTATATGTGCATGAATGATGTTATATTCACATACACAACAGcccaaacacaaatatataaaaatatgtgtatttaatGTATCACATTAGAGTCCAAGCAAAATATGTTTTGGGGATGGGAGATGACATTGGCTAAATTTATAGCTACAAGTTTAGCAGCGAGCCTCTTGGTCTTCTCTTAAGCCCAGAGAATAGTGAGAGGAGAGTCATTCTTTCCCATGAACTTCCCTGAGGAGGCTGAGTTTCAGGGGGAAGATGGCTGCAGAGGCTGTGGTGAAGGACACATCCTGGAGGTGGATGCTGACTGGTAAGAATGGATAATCGCTATCTCCAAACAGCCCGCTATTCTGACAGACTGTGACAGGTCCTCTTGGAGCCCTGGCTGCAACTGTGATCTGTCTGTTCAGACTCACTCAAGTTGGGTGTAGTGTGGcctaagacaggaggatggctacaagtttgaggctagcccaaACTGTAGAGTAGCTCCTGTCTCCAAATGGAAGTTCTCATGGGAGTTTCCCTCCTGTCTGCACCATTGGAGCCCTTCTTACCAGACTTTATGTTATTTTTTGCTTGTAAGTTACTACATTCATGGTAGTTCCTACCCCAGTAATTAATCACCATTAATGGTTATTATTATAACTAATAACTAACCAGCATTAGCCTTTACTAACTTCTCTACttatctctgctttctcttcctaccCTGCTGCATAATCTGATTGTAAGAATAAAGACTTAAAATTCCACTTGccgctttttattattattattattattacttttatcaTTTAACAGTCCAGTCATTGTCCCCCTCCTGAtatgccctcccacagttcttcatcccattcctccttccccctgtctccaagaggatgccccccaaccaggcctccccactccatGGGGTCTCAGGTCTCtctaggattaggcacatcttctgcctctgagaccagaccaaaccaggcagtcctctactgtgtgtgtgttggggggggtgtttggtaaccccatccctccacttgataccccatctttctactggaggtggcctctacagagttccctctccctattgttgggcatgtcatctaagttccctccctctgagtcctgagagtctctcacctcccaggtctttggtactTTCTGGAGTGTCTCCTCACTTCCCACCCCCCGAGGTTACATATTTCCATgtattctgctggccctcagggcttctctcctgccctcccccccatacctgatcatgttcccacccccctttcccctcctctccctcccccatccctgtgCCTCATGTGATTGTTGTCTTCTcctaagtgggattgaggcatcctcacttgggccctttggcttgttagccttcttgagtcctgtgggttgtatcctgggtcttctgtacttttttggctcaCATCCACTTATTCTtgagtacattccatgcatgtctttttgggtctgagttacctcactcaggatgatattttctagttccatccatttgcctgcaaagctcaTGAAGTCCTagctcttaatagctgaatagtattccattgtgtaaatattttctatatccattctccCGTT is a window of Mus caroli chromosome 4, CAROLI_EIJ_v1.1, whole genome shotgun sequence DNA encoding:
- the Rgp1 gene encoding RAB6A-GEF complex partner protein 2 isoform X1 — translated: MIEVVAELSRGPVFLAGEALECVVTVTNPLPPTATSASSEALAWASAQIHCQFHASESRVALPPPDSSQPDVQPDSQTVFLPHRGERGQCILSTPPKILFCDLRLDPGESKSYSYSEVLPTEGPPSFRGQSVKYVYKLTIGCQRVNSPITLLRVPLRVLVLTGTVLRTRDGEEAGMQSSGLQDVHFPQDEAVAPSSPFLEEDDSGKKDSWLAELAGERLMAATSCRSLHLYNISDGRGKVGTFGIFKSVYRLGEDVVGTLNLGEGTVACLQFSVSLQTEERVQPEYQRRRGTGVAPSVSHVTHARHQESCLHTTRTSFSLPIPLCSTPGFCTAIVSLKWRLHFEFVTSREPGLVLLPPLEQPEPATWTGPEQVPVDTFSWDLPIKVLPTSPTLVSYAAPGPSTSSITI
- the Rgp1 gene encoding RAB6A-GEF complex partner protein 2 isoform X2 is translated as MIEVVAELSRGPVFLAGEALECVVTVTNPLPPTATSASSEALAWASAQIHCQFHASESRVALPPPDSSQPDVQPDSQTVFLPHRGERGQCILSTPPKILFCDLRLDPGESKSYSYSEVLPTEGPPSFRGQSVKYVYKLTIGCQRVNSPITLLRVPLRVLVLTGLQDVHFPQDEAVAPSSPFLEEDDSGKKDSWLAELAGERLMAATSCRSLHLYNISDGRGKVGTFGIFKSVYRLGEDVVGTLNLGEGTVACLQFSVSLQTEERVQPEYQRRRGTGVAPSVSHVTHARHQESCLHTTRTSFSLPIPLCSTPGFCTAIVSLKWRLHFEFVTSREPGLVLLPPLEQPEPATWTGPEQVPVDTFSWDLPIKVLPTSPTLVSYAAPGPSTSSITI
- the Msmp gene encoding prostate-associated microseminoprotein: MALRMLWAGQAKGILGGWRTICLVVSLFLQHPGVSSKCYFQAQAPCHYEGKYFTLGESWLRKDCFHCTCLHPVGVGCCDTSQHPIDFPAECEVLQEAGTCQFSLVQKADPRLPCKGGGPNLEWGSANTPAPGASAPHSS